In Ignavibacteriales bacterium, the following proteins share a genomic window:
- a CDS encoding DUF2085 domain-containing protein, whose amino-acid sequence MNTSIKIRIYIVFTVLVAVWCSGIFAAPVLKHAGLNGSADIAYSVFLRVCHQSDARSFHAEGEKLGVCIRCSAIYFGFLAGLLFMPLSGVLKRMQMPKPMMIIAVLIPMALDVVLNDTGLYASTTMTRVATGLLFGGVMPWCIVPLLIEAYSQLINRHKKKIHSLDSGVYTYDRKTQ is encoded by the coding sequence ATGAATACATCAATCAAAATCAGAATTTACATCGTCTTCACTGTCCTTGTTGCGGTTTGGTGTTCGGGAATTTTTGCCGCACCCGTGCTGAAGCATGCCGGTTTGAACGGCAGTGCAGACATTGCATACTCCGTCTTCTTACGAGTCTGTCATCAGAGCGATGCGCGTTCATTTCATGCTGAAGGAGAAAAGCTCGGTGTATGCATCCGATGCAGTGCAATTTATTTTGGATTCCTTGCAGGATTGCTATTCATGCCATTGTCAGGTGTGCTGAAGAGGATGCAAATGCCAAAACCGATGATGATCATTGCTGTTTTGATTCCTATGGCTCTTGATGTGGTGCTGAACGATACCGGCCTTTATGCCAGTACAACAATGACGCGAGTAGCAACCGGTTTATTATTTGGCGGCGTGATGCCGTGGTGTATTGTTCCACTTCTCATTGAGGCGTATTCGCAGCTCATTAATAGGCATAAAAAGAAAATTCATTCACTAGATTCCGGAGTATATACGTATGATCGAAAAACCCAGTAA
- the speB gene encoding agmatinase has translation MVKALDLKRNFLGIEKQYSAFETSKVVILPAPYEHTVSYGTGTKNGPEAILKASRQVEFFDEETKREIYKEHGIATLPPLAFEKKTDESALQLIYDTVFEMVERQKFVVTFGGEHTISSSTIAAHAKLYPDLSVLQFDAHSDLRAEYLGNKYSHASVMARVCEFLDPRRLVQVGIRAQCKEEAEFIRDHGIHTFYAHEIRRGHYTRVLKYWDDFVVEKLSENVYISFDVDAFDPSIMPATGTPEPNGLLWDEVMRCLRKVARKKHIVGFDVVELAPIKGLHYADVTAAKLVSKMLNYAL, from the coding sequence ATGGTAAAGGCACTCGATCTCAAACGGAATTTTCTCGGTATTGAAAAACAATATTCTGCATTTGAAACCTCAAAAGTCGTCATTTTACCGGCGCCGTATGAACACACCGTGAGCTACGGTACCGGAACGAAGAACGGGCCTGAAGCAATTCTGAAAGCATCACGGCAAGTTGAGTTTTTTGATGAAGAGACAAAACGCGAAATCTACAAGGAACATGGTATTGCAACTCTCCCTCCTCTGGCCTTCGAAAAGAAGACAGATGAATCTGCTTTGCAGCTCATATACGACACCGTGTTTGAAATGGTCGAACGGCAAAAGTTTGTCGTGACATTTGGCGGTGAACATACAATTTCTTCTTCCACGATTGCCGCTCACGCGAAATTGTATCCCGATCTTTCTGTCCTTCAGTTCGATGCACACTCTGATCTCCGTGCCGAGTACTTAGGAAATAAGTACAGCCACGCATCAGTCATGGCGAGAGTGTGTGAATTTCTCGATCCACGCCGGCTGGTGCAGGTCGGCATTCGCGCGCAATGTAAAGAAGAAGCGGAATTTATACGCGATCATGGAATCCATACATTTTATGCGCACGAGATTCGCCGCGGCCATTATACAAGAGTGCTGAAGTACTGGGATGATTTCGTTGTGGAAAAACTTTCTGAGAACGTTTATATCTCATTCGATGTTGATGCATTCGATCCATCCATCATGCCGGCGACAGGAACACCGGAGCCCAACGGATTATTGTGGGATGAAGTGATGCGATGCCTGCGGAAGGTTGCACGTAAAAAGCACATTGTCGGTTTTGACGTTGTTGAACTTGCGCCAATTAAGGGATTGCACTATGCCGATGTGACGGCGGCAAAATTAGTATCAAAGATGCTCAACTACGCGCTGTAA